One region of Serinus canaria isolate serCan28SL12 chromosome 25, serCan2020, whole genome shotgun sequence genomic DNA includes:
- the DDX23 gene encoding probable ATP-dependent RNA helicase DDX23 isoform X1, with translation MAGEVADKKDRDASPVKEERKRSRSPERDRERDRERKGSPPAKERKRHRSRERRRSRSRSRSRSKSAERDRRHKERDRDRSKKERDRDKDGHRRDKDRKRSSLSPGRGKDSKSRKDREARKAEEEEENALKKEKAQPLSLEELLAKKKAEEEAEAKPKFLSKAEREAEALRRRQQEVEERQRLLEEERKKRKQFQEMGRKMLEDPQERERRERRERMERETNGTEDEEGRQKIREEKDKSKELHAIKERYLGGVKKRRRTRHLNDRKFVFEWDASEDTSIDYNPLYKERHQVQLLGRGFIAGIDLKQQKREQSRFYGDLMEKRRTLEEKEQEEARLRKLRKKEAKQRWDDRHWSQKKLDEMTDRDWRIFREDYSITTKGGKIPNPIRSWKDSSLPPHILEVIDKCGYKEPTPIQRQAIPIGLQNRDIIGVAETGSGKTAAFLIPLLVWITTLPKIDRIEESDQGPYAIILAPTRELAQQIEEETIKFGKPLGIRTVAVIGGISREDQGFRLRMGCEIVIATPGRLIDVLENRYLVLSRCTYVVLDEADRMIDMGFEPDVQKILEHMPVTNQKPDTDEAEDPEKMLANFESGKHKYRQTVMFTATMPPAVERLARSYLRRPAVVYIGSAGKPHERVEQKVFLMSESEKRKKLLAILEQGFDPPIIIFVNQKKGCDVLAKSLEKMGYNACTLHGGKGQEQREFALSNLKAGAKDILVATDVAGRGIDIHDVSMVVNYDMAKNIEDYIHRIGRTGRAGKSGVAITFLTKEDSTVFYDLKQAILESPVSSCPPELANHPDAQHKPGTILTKKRREETIFA, from the exons ATGGCCGGAGAAGTGGCGGACAAGAAGGATCGGGATGCGTCCCCGgtgaaggaggagaggaagcgTTCCCGCTCCCCGGAGCGGGACCGGGAGCGGGACCGGGAGCGCAAGGGCTCCCCCCCGGCCAAGGAGCGGAAGCGCCACCGTtcccgggagcggcggcggagCCGTTCCCGCTCCCGGTCCCGCTCCAAGTCCGCAGAAAG GGATCGGCGGCACAAGGAGCGGGACCGGGACCGCAGCAAGAAGGAGCgggacagggacaaggatgGGCACCGGAGGGACAAGGACCGCAAGCGGTCCAG TTTGTCCCCGGGCAGGGGGAAAGACTCTAAGTCTCGGAAGGATCGGGAGGCAcggaaagcagaggaagaggaggaaaatgccctgaagaaggagaag GCACAGCCGCTGTccttggaggagctgctggcaaagAAGAAGGCAGAAGAGGAGGCAGAAGCCAAG CCCAAGTTCCTGTCCAAGGCAGAGCGGGAGGCCGAGGCCCtgcggcggcggcagcaggaGGTAGAGGAGCGGCAGcggctgctggaggaggagaggaagaagaggaaacaaTTCCAGGAGATGGGCAGGAAGATGCTGG aaGACCCCCAGGAGCGTGAGCGCCGGGAACGCCGCGAGCGCATGGAGCGGGAGACCAACGGCactgaggatgaggagggcaGGCAGAAGATCCGGGAGGAGAAGGACAAAAGCAAAGAGCTCCACGCCATcaag GAGCGGTACCTGGGGGGGGTGAAGAAGCGGCGGCGCACGCGGCACCTCAACGACCGCAAGTTCGTGTTCGAGTGGGACGCGTCAGAGGACACGTCCATCGACTACAACCCCCT gtACAAGGAGAGGCACcaggtgcagctgctgggccGCGGCTTCATCGCTGGCATCGACCTGAAGCAGCAGAAACGGGAGCAGTCGCGGTTCTACGGGGACCTGATGGAGAAGAGGAGGAcgctggaggagaaggagcaggagga ggcgCGGCTGCGGAAGCTGCGGAAGAAGGAGGCCAAGCAGCGCTGGGATGACCGGCACTGGTCCCAGAAGAAGCTGGACGAGATGACAGACAGGGACTGGCGCATCTTCCGTGAGGATTACAGCATCACCACCAAGGGGGGCAAGATCCCCAATCCCATCCGCTCCTGGAAGGACTCCTCCCTGCCCCCCCACATCCTGGAGGTCATTGACAAGTGTGGATACAAG GAGCCGACCCCGATCCAGCGCCAGGCCATCCCCATCGGGCTGCAGAACCGCGACATCATCGGCGTGGCCGAGACTGGCAGCGGGAAAACGGCGGCGTTCCTGATCCCGCTGCTCGTGTGGATCACCACCCTGCCCAAAATCGACcg CATCGAGGAGTCAGACCAGGGGCCCTACGCCATCATCCTGGCCCCCACCCgtgagctggcacagcagattGAGGAGGAAACTATCAAATTTGGGAAACCCCTGGGCATCCGCACGGTGGCCGTGATCGGCGGCATCTCCCGCGAGGACCAGGGCTTCCGCCTCCGCATGGGCTGCGAG ATTGTCATAGCCACTCCGGGCCGGCTGATTGACGTGCTGGAGAACCGGTACCTGGTGCTGAGCCGCTGCACCTACGTGGTGCTGGACGAGGCCGACCGCATGATCGACATGGGCTTCGAGCCAGACGTGCAGAAGATCCTGGAGCACATGCCTGTCACCAACCAGAAACCTGACACTGATGAGGCTGAGGACCCCGAGAAGATGTTGGCCAACTTTGAGTCCGGGAAGCACAAGTACAGACAG ACTGTCATGTTCACAGCCACCATGCCCCCAGCAGTGGAGCGCCTGGCCCGCAGTTACCTGCGGCGCCCGGCCGTGGTCTACATCGGCTCCGCCGGCAAACCCCACGAGAGGGTGGAGCAGAAGGTGTTCCTCATGTCCGAGTCCGAGAAGAG GAAGAAGCTGTTGGCCATCCTGGAACAGGGCTTCGACCCGCCCATCATCATCTTCGTCAACCAGAAGAAGGGCTGCGACGTGCTGGCCAAGTCCCTGGAGAAGATGGgg TACAACGCCTGCACCCTGCACGGTGGGAAGGGCCAGGAGCAGCGAGAGTTCGCCCTCTCCAACCTCAAGGCTGGAGCCAAGGACATCCTGGTGGCAACGGACGTGGCTGGACGTGGCATCGACATCCACGACGTCTCCATGGTGGTCAACTACGACATGGCCAAGAACATCGAGG ATTACATCCACCGCATTGGGCGGACAGGCCGAGCAGGGAAGAGCGGCGTGGCCATCACCTTCCTCACCAAGGAGGACTCCACGGTGTTCTACGACCTCAAACAGGCCATCCTGGAGAGCCCCGTGTCCTCGTGCCCCCCCGAGCTGGCAAACCACCCCGATGCCCAGCACAAGCCAGGCACCATCCTCACCAAGAAGCGGCGGGAGGAGACCATCTTTGCCTGA